One genomic segment of Catalinimonas alkaloidigena includes these proteins:
- a CDS encoding response regulator: MISTKKILMIDDDEINNFLASEWIKMNHPELELQIFTDASSAVKYLDACSSENFPDIIICDLLMPGFDGFDFLNIYESFFFQKYLMTRIIVLSANIAERDRHKLEAFACLTDVFIKKTAQENFQIIKKKYLDEL; this comes from the coding sequence ATGATATCTACAAAAAAAATATTAATGATTGATGATGATGAAATCAATAATTTTTTAGCCTCAGAGTGGATAAAGATGAATCATCCAGAGTTAGAATTACAAATATTTACTGATGCTTCTTCAGCTGTTAAATATCTGGATGCCTGTTCTTCTGAAAATTTCCCTGACATCATCATATGCGATTTGCTTATGCCAGGATTTGATGGATTTGATTTTCTAAATATATACGAATCGTTTTTTTTCCAGAAATATCTCATGACAAGAATCATTGTACTAAGTGCAAACATTGCTGAAAGAGATAGACATAAATTAGAAGCTTTTGCATGTCTGACTGATGTGTTTATTAAAAAAACTGCTCAGGAAAATTTTCAAATAATTAAAAAGAAATATCTGGATGAGCTTTAG
- a CDS encoding PmoA family protein: protein MKIAFSSLSLIIFLLFSCQSETTNAEQETEGSTDKLNSKVSFDHNETQKIVEVSIDGRPFTAYRYDSALKKPVLFPVRAANGVTVTRGYPLEPREGEQVDHLHHVGHWMNHGVVNQVDFWASTAETQSRADKIYGSIVHRDIGAMEEGEQGSLTYVADWISDEGDTLLLEETRLVFGGDGNFRTIDRITTLSALKDTVTFEDSKEGMMAFRVARFMEQPYDEPQQLIGDEGQINEEEIIDNTAVNGMYYSSKGQEGDAVWGTRAKWVMLNSDQDSTNYSVSIMDHPSNVNHPTHWMARGYGLFAANPLGSAAYTEGREQLNFQLEPGKSTTFTYRIVIHHGKKLSSDELNASYDEFEAAY, encoded by the coding sequence ATGAAAATAGCCTTTTCCTCCCTTAGCCTTATCATTTTTCTCTTATTCAGCTGTCAATCAGAAACCACAAACGCTGAGCAGGAAACAGAGGGAAGTACTGACAAGCTAAACAGCAAAGTCAGTTTTGATCATAATGAAACCCAAAAAATTGTAGAAGTCAGCATTGATGGTAGGCCTTTCACTGCTTATCGTTACGATTCTGCACTGAAAAAACCTGTTCTTTTTCCAGTAAGAGCTGCGAATGGCGTGACGGTCACCCGAGGTTATCCCCTTGAGCCCAGGGAAGGTGAGCAGGTCGATCATCTGCATCATGTAGGACACTGGATGAATCATGGTGTTGTAAATCAGGTTGATTTCTGGGCAAGCACAGCTGAAACACAAAGCAGGGCTGATAAAATATACGGTTCAATCGTTCATCGCGATATTGGAGCTATGGAGGAAGGGGAGCAAGGCAGTCTCACTTATGTTGCTGATTGGATCAGTGATGAGGGAGATACGCTACTGCTGGAGGAAACCAGGTTAGTATTTGGCGGAGACGGAAACTTCAGGACAATAGATAGAATTACAACCCTGAGCGCACTAAAAGATACAGTTACATTTGAGGATTCTAAAGAAGGTATGATGGCATTCAGAGTTGCTCGCTTTATGGAGCAGCCTTATGATGAACCTCAGCAACTCATTGGAGATGAAGGGCAGATCAATGAGGAGGAAATTATTGACAATACCGCGGTCAATGGTATGTATTACAGTAGCAAAGGACAGGAGGGTGATGCTGTATGGGGTACCCGAGCAAAATGGGTGATGCTAAATTCAGATCAGGATAGTACGAACTATTCAGTGAGCATAATGGATCATCCTTCAAATGTAAATCACCCAACACATTGGATGGCGAGAGGTTATGGACTGTTTGCAGCAAATCCATTGGGAAGTGCGGCCTATACGGAAGGCAGAGAGCAGCTGAATTTCCAATTGGAACCTGGAAAATCAACTACTTTCACTTACCGTATTGTGATTCATCATGGAAAAAAATTAAGCAGTGATGAACTTAATGCAAGTTATGATGAATTTGAAGCAGCTTACTAA